A stretch of DNA from Lysinibacillus sp. B2A1:
TTACTCGTATTCCAAGAAGAAAAATTACTCGCACAAATTGATGAAGCTCTCGATCAGGGAGATGAAGAGCGCTTTTATGAATTGTCCAATTTGTTACAAGCTTTAAAAGAAACGGCTAATTTACATTAGTGATAGGTAAAAATTGAATGTCCTTTATCCACCTCGATATGGTAACATAACTAGTGAATGATTGTTTTCACTTTTTATTGGCTATCCTATTTAAAGAGTGGAAAAGGGCATTTTTATGTTGGTAAGATAAGGAGGTTTGTTGAATGTATTTTAACGCAAACGATGTGACATCGTTTATGGCGCAGAAGGAATTTATCGATACAGCAATTGTTCCACTCGTATCTATCGATCTAACTTCTGAAAAAATGAAACAGAGCGGAGCAGAAGCAGATTTTTTGTTATCGTTGACGTCATTTATTGAGCAGCAATTTAAAGGCCGTTTAATACTGTTGCCACCATTTTCGTATAGTGCAGCTATGAAAAATGAAGAATTGCCTCAGCAATTAGAATCACAATTACATAATGCTGGTTTTAAGCATGTGTTCTTCATTACTTGTGACCATTTTTGGACAAATATTGGAGAAGTAGTAAATGTTATTTGGTTACCAGCGATTCCATTAGAAAGCATGGATAAAGGTGTGAAAAACTCTATTCTTGAGGATCAACTACGACAAGTGATTCCGACTTTTTCGACCAAATGGGCACAGATTTAACAATTTGTTTCAATAA
This window harbors:
- a CDS encoding DUF2487 domain-containing protein, with product MYFNANDVTSFMAQKEFIDTAIVPLVSIDLTSEKMKQSGAEADFLLSLTSFIEQQFKGRLILLPPFSYSAAMKNEELPQQLESQLHNAGFKHVFFITCDHFWTNIGEVVNVIWLPAIPLESMDKGVKNSILEDQLRQVIPTFSTKWAQI